The stretch of DNA TGCTTCTTGAAAAGCATCCGTACCAATCAAAGCACTTGGTACTTGACCAGTAATACAAATTAGCGGCACTGAATCCATCATCGCATCCATCAATCCTGTAATAGTATTAGTTGCGCCTGGCCCTGAGGTTACTAATACAGCCCCTATCTTGCCTGAAGATCTGGCATAACCCTCTGCTGCATGAGTTGCGCCTTGTTCATGACGCACTAAAATATGTCTCAATGTGCTTTGTTTAAAGAGCTCATCATAAATTGGAAGAACTGCACCTCCTGGATAACCAAAAATATTGGTAACCCCATTATCTACCAAGGCTTTAATTAGAATATTCGCGCCTATAAATTTTTTTGTCATAACTTAATTAAATTTAACTTCTCCAAACATATACCATTATATCTTCCTTTCAAGTAAATTAGGTGTTTATAAGTAAGAAAAAAACCAAAGCTATTATATCAAAAAAAGTAACATAATTTATGTTCATTTAAAGAGAGAAACATCCAAATCCATTCACCCCATAACCTAAAAACTCTTATATCTCTCTCATGAATAAATAATTAAGTTCACCTCCATAATTTTGATAATTTAAACAAAATTTACTATATTTATTACTTAAAACAACTTTTAGCATCTTTCTTTTTTGTGATTTTGTGCTTTTCCATATCAGCAAGTAATTTTCTTGTCATTATTTGTTATACACACATAAAATTTGCAAATAATCTTTAAATAATTTCTAGCTATCATGATTTATTTTAGATTTTTATAGCATAAAATAATGCAAATTATATTTTGTGAATATAAAGCTATAGAATAATCTGATAAATAAAACATTGTTTTAAATATATGACTAATAAAATAACTACACAAATATTAACATATCTTGGCGTGCTTCCTTTTGTTTTTTTTACAATATTGAATGTTTTAGCAGTTGAATATTTCTTTAATATCAAAGTAAATTTACTGCTTATAAGCTACGCTGTGGTAATTTTATCTTTTGTAAGTGGGCTTAATTTTTCTTATGGTTTAAAGCAAAATAATTATGCGATTTATTACTTAATAATAAGTAACATTATTGCTCTAATTGCATATTACAACTTATTAAGCACAGATTATGTTTTTAGCTATGCAACAATTTTAGTGGCATTTT from Alphaproteobacteria bacterium encodes:
- a CDS encoding DUF3429 domain-containing protein yields the protein MTNKITTQILTYLGVLPFVFFTILNVLAVEYFFNIKVNLLLISYAVVILSFVSGLNFSYGLKQNNYAIYYLIISNIIALIAYYNLLSTDYVFSYATILVAFLFCLVLDFYAYKAKIIASWFFKLRLNITALVSLCLGANIIFS